The Halobacillus amylolyticus nucleotide sequence CCTGCTCCTGTAATCGTCCCGCCTGTTCCAATTCCAGAAACGAAGGCATCAAGCTGGTCACCCATTTGCTCAATAATTTCAGGACCAGTCGTGCGAGCATGTACAGCTACGTTTGCCTTGTTGTTAAACTGCTGAGGCATGAAATAACCATGCTTATCCTTAAGTTCCTCAGCCTTTTTAATAGCACCCTTCATTCCGTCACTTCCTGGTGTCAGGATAAGTTCAGCACCATAGGCACGAAGTAAATTGCGTCGCTCTTGACTCATTGTATCAGGCATGACAAGGGTCGCTTTATACCCTTTAGCTGCAGCAATCATCGCCAAGCCGATGCCTGTGTTTCCACTTGTTGGTTCAACGATTGTATCACCCGCTTTTAGTTCCCCGGATTCCTCCGCTGCTTCAATCATGGACAGGGCAATACGGTCCTTTACTGAGCTTCCTGGATTCATATACTCCAGTTTCAAGTAAATATCTGCACTATCTTCATCTGCACTTCTATTTAACTTTACCATAGGTGTTTTTCCAACTA carries:
- the cysK gene encoding cysteine synthase A yields the protein MRVANSISELVGKTPMVKLNRSADEDSADIYLKLEYMNPGSSVKDRIALSMIEAAEESGELKAGDTIVEPTSGNTGIGLAMIAAAKGYKATLVMPDTMSQERRNLLRAYGAELILTPGSDGMKGAIKKAEELKDKHGYFMPQQFNNKANVAVHARTTGPEIIEQMGDQLDAFVSGIGTGGTITGAGKVLKNHYSDIKIYAIEPEDSAILSGGQPGPHKLQGLGAGFIPEILDTDIYDEVYKVSKEDSYAAVREAARKDGILGGVSSGSAIHVAKQVAKKLGKGKKVVAVLPSNGERYLSTPLYQFDEE